The Rhodopseudomonas palustris genome window below encodes:
- a CDS encoding ABC transporter ATP-binding protein has product MTAYLKLDHIDKTFTRGSATTEVLKDINLTIERGEYVSIIGHSGCGKSTLLNIVAGLTRATTGGVLLEDREVNSPGPDRAVVFQNHSLLPWLTVYQNVRLGVDKVFAKSKSRAERHDWTMHNLNLVQMGHAADKRPSEISGGMKQRVGIARALAMEPKVLLLDEPFGALDALTRAHLQDSVMALHQKLNNTILMITHDVDEAVLLSDRIVMMTNGPSARIGEVLDVPLPHPRKRLELATNATYLKCRQRVLEFLYERHRYIEAA; this is encoded by the coding sequence ATGACCGCTTATCTGAAGCTCGATCACATCGACAAGACCTTCACCCGCGGCTCCGCCACCACCGAGGTGCTGAAGGACATCAACCTGACGATCGAACGCGGCGAATACGTCTCGATCATCGGCCATTCCGGCTGCGGCAAGTCGACCCTGCTCAACATCGTCGCCGGGCTGACGCGGGCGACGACCGGCGGCGTGCTGCTGGAAGACCGCGAGGTCAACTCGCCGGGGCCGGACCGCGCCGTCGTGTTCCAGAACCACAGCCTGCTGCCGTGGCTCACCGTGTACCAAAACGTCCGGCTCGGCGTCGACAAGGTGTTCGCCAAGAGCAAGTCGCGCGCCGAGCGCCACGACTGGACGATGCACAACCTCAATTTGGTGCAGATGGGCCACGCCGCCGACAAGCGGCCGTCGGAAATCTCCGGCGGCATGAAACAGCGCGTCGGCATCGCCCGGGCGCTGGCGATGGAGCCGAAGGTGCTGCTGCTCGACGAGCCGTTCGGCGCGCTTGATGCCTTGACCCGCGCTCACTTGCAGGACTCGGTGATGGCGCTGCACCAGAAGCTGAACAACACCATCCTGATGATCACCCACGACGTCGACGAGGCGGTGCTGCTCAGCGACCGCATCGTGATGATGACCAACGGCCCGTCGGCGCGTATCGGCGAAGTGCTCGACGTGCCGCTGCCGCATCCGCGCAAGCGGCTCGAGCTCGCCACCAACGCGACCTACCTGAAATGTCGCCAGCGCGTGCTCGAATTCCTCTACGAACGCCACCGCTACATCGAGGCGGCGTGA
- the ntrB gene encoding nitrate ABC transporter permease, with the protein MSMTALKSGTETETVTVLAPPPSAVVAMRPKLQPRADKYIKAARETAARVIPPLIVFTLLMVFWELVCRQPGSALPPPSKVYTDTKELIFDPFFDRGGLDKGLFWHLSASLQRVALGYSLAAIVGIALGVLVGQSVWAMRGLDPIFQVLRTIPPLAWLPLALAAFRDGQPSAIFVIFITSIWPIIINTAVGIRNIPQDYRNVAAVVQLNPLEFFWKVMLPSAAPYIFTGLRIGIGLSWLAIIAAEMLIGGVGIGFFIWDAWNSSHISEIILALFYVGIIGFVLDRMIAGLGRIVTHGTSAG; encoded by the coding sequence ATGTCGATGACCGCCCTCAAATCCGGGACCGAAACCGAAACCGTCACCGTGCTCGCGCCGCCGCCTTCCGCGGTGGTGGCGATGCGGCCGAAGCTGCAGCCGCGCGCCGACAAATACATCAAGGCCGCGCGCGAAACCGCGGCCCGGGTGATCCCGCCGCTGATCGTGTTCACGCTGCTGATGGTGTTCTGGGAATTGGTCTGCCGACAGCCGGGTTCGGCGTTGCCGCCGCCGTCCAAGGTCTACACCGACACCAAGGAGCTGATCTTCGATCCGTTCTTCGATCGCGGCGGCCTCGACAAGGGGCTGTTCTGGCATCTGAGCGCCAGCCTGCAGCGTGTCGCGTTGGGCTACTCGCTGGCGGCGATCGTCGGCATCGCGCTCGGCGTGCTGGTCGGGCAGTCGGTGTGGGCGATGCGCGGACTCGATCCGATCTTCCAGGTATTGCGCACGATTCCGCCGCTGGCCTGGCTGCCGCTGGCGCTCGCCGCCTTCCGCGACGGCCAGCCCTCGGCGATCTTCGTGATCTTCATCACCTCGATCTGGCCGATCATCATCAACACCGCGGTCGGCATCCGCAACATTCCGCAGGACTATCGCAACGTCGCCGCGGTGGTGCAGCTCAATCCGCTGGAGTTCTTCTGGAAGGTGATGCTGCCCTCGGCTGCGCCCTACATCTTCACCGGCCTGCGTATCGGCATCGGCCTGTCGTGGCTGGCGATCATCGCGGCCGAGATGCTGATCGGCGGCGTCGGCATCGGTTTCTTCATCTGGGACGCCTGGAATTCTTCGCATATCAGCGAGATCATTCTGGCGCTGTTCTATGTCGGCATCATCGGCTTCGTGCTCGACCGCATGATCGCGGGGCTCGGCCGGATCGTCACCCACGGCACCTCGGCCGGTTGA
- a CDS encoding CmpA/NrtA family ABC transporter substrate-binding protein: MISKDRTGSRVSRRQLLKAGGSAAALLAAAKLNLPGGAFAQEGGPEVKGAKLGFIALTDASPLFVAKEKGIFAKYGMPDVEVLKQASWGTTRDNLVLGSEGNGIDGAHILTPMPYLISAGKVTQNNVPTPMYILARLNLNGQCISVGKEYADIKVGLDSAPFKTALEKKKAAGKSVKAAMTFPGGTHDLWIRYWLAAGGIDPDKDIETIVVPPPQMVANMKVGTMDCFCVCEPWNLQLIHQNIGYTALTTGELWNKHPEKSFGMRAAWVDKYPKAAKALLMAVLEAQQWCEKPENRDEVAAICAKRQWINCPVDDVTDRVKGKFDYGTGRVVENSPHIMKFWEDFASYPYQSHDLWFMTEDIRWGKYEAGFDSKALIAKVNREDLWKDAAKALGVTAMPASTSRGKETFFDGKVFDPEDPAAYLKSLSIKRVEA; encoded by the coding sequence ATGATCAGCAAGGACCGCACCGGAAGCAGAGTGAGCCGCCGCCAACTCCTGAAGGCCGGCGGCAGCGCAGCCGCATTGCTCGCTGCAGCGAAGCTGAACTTGCCCGGCGGCGCCTTCGCGCAGGAGGGCGGCCCCGAGGTGAAGGGCGCCAAGCTCGGCTTCATCGCGCTGACCGACGCCTCGCCGCTGTTCGTCGCCAAGGAGAAGGGCATCTTCGCGAAATACGGCATGCCGGACGTCGAAGTGCTGAAGCAGGCGTCGTGGGGCACCACGCGCGACAACCTGGTGCTCGGCTCCGAAGGCAACGGCATCGACGGCGCGCATATTCTCACGCCGATGCCTTATCTGATCAGCGCCGGCAAAGTGACGCAGAACAACGTGCCGACGCCGATGTACATTTTGGCGCGGCTCAATCTGAACGGGCAGTGCATCTCGGTCGGCAAGGAATATGCCGACATCAAGGTCGGCCTCGACAGCGCGCCGTTCAAGACGGCTCTGGAGAAGAAGAAGGCCGCCGGCAAATCTGTGAAGGCGGCGATGACCTTCCCGGGCGGCACCCACGATCTGTGGATCCGCTACTGGCTCGCCGCCGGCGGCATCGATCCGGACAAGGACATCGAAACCATCGTGGTGCCGCCGCCGCAGATGGTGGCCAACATGAAGGTCGGCACGATGGACTGCTTCTGCGTCTGCGAGCCGTGGAATCTGCAGCTGATCCACCAGAACATCGGCTACACCGCGCTGACCACCGGCGAGCTCTGGAACAAGCATCCGGAGAAATCCTTCGGCATGCGCGCCGCCTGGGTCGACAAGTACCCGAAAGCCGCCAAGGCGCTGCTGATGGCGGTGCTCGAAGCGCAGCAATGGTGCGAGAAGCCGGAGAACCGCGACGAGGTCGCGGCGATCTGCGCCAAGCGGCAGTGGATCAACTGCCCGGTCGACGACGTCACCGACCGCGTCAAGGGCAAGTTCGACTACGGCACCGGCCGTGTGGTCGAGAACTCGCCGCACATCATGAAATTCTGGGAGGATTTCGCGTCCTACCCGTATCAGAGCCACGATCTGTGGTTCATGACCGAGGACATCCGCTGGGGCAAGTACGAAGCCGGCTTCGACAGCAAAGCGCTGATCGCCAAGGTCAACCGCGAAGACCTGTGGAAGGATGCCGCCAAGGCGCTCGGCGTCACCGCGATGCCGGCCTCGACCTCGCGCGGCAAGGAGACGTTCTTCGACGGCAAGGTGTTCGATCCGGAAGATCCCGCCGCCTACCTGAAGTCGCTGTCGATCAAGCGCGTCGAAGCGTAA
- a CDS encoding CmpA/NrtA family ABC transporter substrate-binding protein produces MSERLRIGFIPLADAAALIVAVDKGFCAAEGLDVELVREISWANVRDKFNIGLFDAAHLLAPMAVASSLGIGHIKVPVISGFGLGVNGNAITVSPDLQAAIAAMAEGDVADPLVSARALARVVAERKALGLEPLIFGMTFPFSSHNYDLRFWMATGGVDPDEDVRLVVLPPPYMVESLANKHLDGFCVGAPWNSVAIDLGIGHILHFACELFQRAAEKMLAVRASWAEGHPDTLARLIRAHDRAAQFIEHEPNRDEVCSILTAPGRIEVTPELIRRTLDGRLKVSPDGRIRETDRYLLVGREAAARPDPVQGAWNYAQMVRWGQAPLSAELLAAAKAVFRPDLYDAAVGTPPILPIAPADGIGECTGTHFDPDDIAGYLSALSIRR; encoded by the coding sequence ATGAGCGAGCGCCTGCGCATCGGATTCATCCCGCTGGCCGACGCGGCGGCGCTGATCGTCGCCGTCGACAAGGGGTTCTGCGCCGCCGAAGGGCTCGACGTCGAGCTGGTGCGCGAAATCTCCTGGGCCAATGTCCGCGACAAGTTCAACATCGGCCTGTTCGACGCGGCCCATCTGCTGGCGCCGATGGCGGTCGCCTCGAGCCTCGGCATCGGCCACATCAAGGTGCCGGTGATCTCGGGCTTCGGGCTCGGCGTCAACGGCAACGCCATCACCGTGTCGCCGGATCTGCAGGCAGCGATCGCGGCGATGGCCGAGGGCGACGTCGCCGATCCGCTGGTCTCGGCACGGGCGCTGGCGCGCGTCGTCGCCGAGCGCAAGGCGCTGGGGCTGGAGCCGCTGATCTTCGGCATGACCTTCCCGTTCTCCAGCCACAATTACGATTTGCGGTTCTGGATGGCGACCGGCGGGGTTGATCCCGACGAGGACGTGCGCCTCGTGGTACTGCCGCCGCCCTATATGGTCGAAAGCCTCGCCAACAAGCATCTCGACGGCTTCTGCGTCGGCGCGCCGTGGAATTCGGTGGCGATCGATCTCGGCATCGGCCACATCCTGCACTTCGCCTGCGAGCTGTTCCAGCGCGCGGCGGAGAAGATGCTGGCGGTGCGCGCCTCCTGGGCCGAGGGCCATCCCGACACGCTGGCGCGGCTGATCCGGGCGCACGACCGCGCCGCGCAGTTCATCGAGCACGAACCCAATCGCGACGAGGTCTGCTCCATCCTCACCGCGCCGGGCCGCATCGAAGTCACGCCGGAGCTGATCCGCCGCACCCTCGACGGCCGGCTCAAAGTGTCGCCCGACGGCCGCATCCGCGAGACCGACCGCTATCTGCTGGTCGGGCGCGAAGCCGCGGCGCGGCCCGATCCGGTGCAGGGCGCTTGGAACTACGCACAGATGGTGCGCTGGGGCCAGGCGCCGCTGTCGGCCGAACTGCTGGCCGCGGCCAAGGCGGTGTTCCGGCCCGACCTCTACGACGCCGCCGTCGGCACGCCGCCGATCCTGCCGATCGCCCCCGCCGACGGCATCGGCGAATGCACCGGCACGCATTTCGATCCGGACGACATCGCGGGCTATCTGTCGGCGCTCAGCATCCGGCGCTGA
- a CDS encoding ANTAR domain-containing response regulator — protein MDPLLKIVIVDENPVRAGILTEGLREAGMTQITYLAATTNLLARIYEIDPDVILIDLENPSRDMLEQMFQVSRIVKRPIAMFVDQSDTASIQASVDAGVSAYIVDGLKKERMKHILDLCISRFNAFAHLETELHRARSALDDRKVIDRAKGILMKAKGLTEEQAYVLLRTAAMNEKKKIAEIAQSVVTASEMLK, from the coding sequence ATGGACCCGCTGCTGAAAATCGTGATCGTCGACGAGAATCCGGTGCGCGCCGGGATTCTCACCGAGGGGCTGCGCGAAGCCGGCATGACGCAGATCACCTATCTGGCCGCGACCACCAATCTGCTGGCGCGGATCTACGAGATCGACCCCGACGTCATCCTGATCGACCTGGAGAACCCGAGCCGCGACATGCTGGAGCAGATGTTCCAGGTCTCCAGGATCGTGAAGCGGCCGATCGCGATGTTCGTCGACCAGAGCGACACCGCCTCGATCCAGGCCTCGGTCGACGCCGGCGTCTCGGCCTATATCGTGGACGGGCTGAAGAAGGAGCGGATGAAGCACATCCTCGATCTGTGCATCTCGCGCTTCAACGCCTTCGCCCATCTCGAGACAGAGCTGCATCGCGCCCGCAGCGCGCTGGACGACCGCAAGGTGATCGACCGCGCCAAGGGCATTTTGATGAAGGCCAAGGGCCTGACCGAAGAGCAGGCCTACGTCCTGCTGCGGACCGCGGCCATGAACGAGAAGAAGAAAATCGCCGAGATCGCCCAGTCGGTGGTCACCGCGTCGGAGATGCTGAAATGA